The following proteins are encoded in a genomic region of Candidatus Cloacimonadota bacterium:
- a CDS encoding (2Fe-2S)-binding protein: MIIINTKTYTIPEDLQDKKLSAFLREDLGLTGTKIGCDIGVCGSCTVLVNGEVKRSCRLILKDVEGCEIVSIEGISPSDGSLHPLQQAFVDAGAIQCGFCTPGMVLSALALLMQNHRPSRAEIRQALKGNLCRCTGYQQIVDAVEIAAKTMYPNDND, encoded by the coding sequence ATGATTATCATAAACACAAAGACCTATACAATACCTGAAGACCTTCAAGATAAAAAGCTCTCTGCCTTTCTTCGAGAAGATCTGGGGCTTACAGGCACCAAAATCGGCTGCGACATCGGAGTTTGCGGTTCCTGTACAGTGTTGGTGAACGGAGAGGTAAAACGCAGCTGCCGATTGATACTCAAAGATGTGGAGGGCTGTGAGATAGTCAGTATCGAAGGCATCAGTCCCTCCGATGGCAGTCTGCATCCTTTACAGCAGGCCTTTGTGGATGCTGGTGCCATTCAATGCGGTTTCTGCACTCCCGGTATGGTTCTCAGCGCACTTGCCCTGCTAATGCAGAATCATCGTCCCTCTCGAGCAGAGATCAGGCAGGCTCTGAAGGGCAATCTCTGCCGCTGCACCGGATATCAACAGATTGTGGATGCTGTGGAGATAGCCGCTAAAACTATGTATCCCAATGATAATGACTAA